One window from the genome of Natronomonas pharaonis DSM 2160 encodes:
- a CDS encoding DUF5791 family protein, producing the protein MFHELTDDPGGTSPAAIEAAYVSALEAVLDEHDIGTAAAETGIERSALSALLDGELPELTLEDAAELLALREDAPDAGTIVALSRDALLMGMTTAVLDVEAVESEIGGELEAREIQSKVEGRYPMTLSEFALLFHHIERRK; encoded by the coding sequence ATGTTTCACGAACTCACAGACGACCCGGGCGGGACGTCGCCAGCGGCCATCGAAGCGGCGTACGTCTCGGCGCTCGAAGCCGTTCTCGACGAACACGACATCGGCACCGCCGCTGCCGAAACCGGCATCGAGCGGTCGGCGCTTTCGGCGCTGCTGGACGGCGAACTGCCGGAGTTGACGCTCGAAGACGCCGCGGAGCTGCTGGCGCTCCGCGAAGATGCCCCGGACGCGGGAACGATTGTCGCGCTGTCTCGTGATGCGCTGCTGATGGGGATGACGACCGCCGTCTTGGATGTCGAGGCCGTCGAATCCGAGATCGGCGGCGAGCTTGAGGCCCGCGAAATACAATCGAAGGTGGAGGGCCGCTACCCGATGACGCTGTCGGAGTTCGCGCTGCTTTTCCACCACATCGAGCGGCGGAAATGA
- a CDS encoding SDR family oxidoreductase, whose product MRVGILGCGYVGLELARQLRDTHDVVGMRRSEAGLEAVEAAGAKPIQGDLTDPESLSALPSLDAVVFAASSGGRGADAAERVYVDGLRTVIETLGERSDPPERLVYTSSTGVYGDHDGDWVDESTPLSPTTDKTQVLAEAERLARERTADYGISGGVARFAGLYGPDRYRLNRYLDGPVTDGYLNMIHRDDAAGVVRFMLTTATESEVLVAVDDEPVDKWAFADWLADECGVESPPKRTKEERLEDDSLSEAARRRILTSKRCSNDRVRELGYSFSYPTYREGYQAAVDAYRAAD is encoded by the coding sequence ATGCGGGTCGGCATCCTCGGCTGCGGCTACGTCGGCCTTGAGTTGGCCCGGCAACTCCGCGATACGCACGATGTTGTCGGGATGCGTCGGTCCGAAGCCGGCCTCGAAGCCGTCGAGGCGGCTGGTGCGAAGCCGATACAGGGAGACCTGACAGACCCCGAGTCGCTCTCGGCGCTGCCGTCGCTCGATGCGGTTGTCTTTGCCGCGTCATCGGGTGGCCGTGGGGCCGACGCCGCCGAGCGCGTCTACGTCGACGGACTTCGAACGGTCATCGAGACGCTCGGCGAGCGGTCCGACCCGCCGGAGCGGCTCGTCTACACCTCAAGTACCGGCGTTTACGGCGACCACGACGGCGACTGGGTCGACGAATCAACGCCGCTATCGCCAACAACCGATAAGACGCAGGTGCTGGCTGAAGCCGAGCGCCTCGCCCGGGAGCGAACCGCCGATTACGGTATCAGCGGCGGCGTCGCGCGGTTCGCGGGGCTCTATGGCCCCGACCGCTACCGTCTCAACCGCTACCTCGACGGTCCAGTGACGGACGGCTACCTCAACATGATACACCGGGACGACGCCGCCGGTGTCGTTCGATTCATGCTGACGACGGCGACAGAGTCGGAGGTCCTCGTCGCTGTCGATGACGAACCCGTCGACAAGTGGGCGTTCGCCGACTGGCTGGCCGACGAATGCGGCGTCGAATCGCCGCCGAAACGGACCAAAGAAGAGCGGCTGGAGGACGACAGTCTTTCGGAGGCGGCTCGACGGCGCATCCTGACGAGCAAGCGCTGCTCGAACGACCGGGTCCGGGAGTTGGGCTACTCGTTTTCGTATCCCACCTACCGGGAAGGATATCAAGCGGCGGTCGACGCCTACCGGGCGGCTGACTGA
- a CDS encoding MFS transporter produces the protein MSRRQLFGSLCAMVFLVNLARVVFAPLVQPVAADFAVTPAALGVVATAAWLGSAAPRLPTGYLLTRVPRHTVVAATGLLLVGTSAGTAFAPSLPWLTVGAFLMGISSGAYFIAANPLVTELFPSRVGWALGVHGMASQIAAVGAPLAVSAVLLVSGWRATFLLLSALAFVTTVVLVVAARRTELPDAGAKDRSLLAAARAQWPIILTGIVIVGSSGFLWNGLFNLYGPYLAAEKGIDEATGRTLLSVLFAAGVPAFLLAGELADRVRNVPLLLAIIIGFAASVFALTFAESLLAVVAVSIVVGVVIHALFPVIDTYMLASIPDENRASAYALFSSGMMTAQAFGSGGVGWLVASGVSYTAAYRGLAAIVGATGVGLFVLHRFGRLPTGGTPGETPG, from the coding sequence GTGTCACGCCGACAGCTCTTCGGCTCGCTGTGTGCGATGGTCTTTCTCGTCAACCTCGCACGGGTCGTCTTCGCGCCGCTCGTCCAGCCGGTGGCAGCAGATTTTGCTGTGACACCGGCGGCGCTCGGCGTCGTCGCCACGGCCGCGTGGCTCGGCAGCGCAGCCCCGCGGCTCCCGACGGGCTATCTCCTGACGCGCGTCCCGCGACACACCGTCGTCGCCGCGACGGGGCTGCTGTTGGTCGGCACGTCGGCGGGGACTGCCTTCGCACCGTCGCTGCCGTGGCTCACCGTCGGCGCGTTCCTGATGGGCATCTCCAGCGGGGCATACTTCATCGCCGCGAACCCGCTGGTGACGGAGCTGTTTCCGTCGCGGGTCGGCTGGGCGCTCGGCGTCCACGGGATGGCGAGCCAGATTGCGGCCGTCGGCGCGCCGCTTGCAGTAAGTGCCGTCCTGCTGGTCAGCGGCTGGCGGGCGACGTTTCTGTTGCTCTCGGCGCTCGCGTTTGTGACAACAGTTGTGCTCGTGGTCGCGGCGCGGCGGACCGAGCTACCGGACGCGGGAGCGAAAGACCGGAGTCTGCTCGCCGCCGCCCGCGCCCAGTGGCCGATTATCCTCACTGGCATCGTCATCGTCGGCAGCAGCGGCTTTCTGTGGAACGGGTTGTTCAACCTCTATGGCCCGTATCTGGCCGCCGAGAAAGGGATCGATGAGGCGACCGGCCGAACGCTGCTGTCGGTGCTTTTCGCCGCCGGCGTCCCGGCGTTTTTGCTGGCCGGCGAGCTAGCCGACCGCGTGCGGAACGTGCCGCTGCTTTTGGCCATCATTATCGGCTTTGCGGCGTCGGTGTTCGCGCTGACGTTCGCTGAAAGCCTCCTCGCGGTCGTCGCCGTCAGTATCGTCGTCGGTGTTGTCATCCACGCGCTGTTTCCCGTCATCGACACCTACATGCTCGCGTCGATTCCGGACGAGAACCGCGCCAGCGCGTACGCGCTGTTTTCTTCGGGGATGATGACCGCACAGGCGTTCGGCAGCGGCGGCGTCGGCTGGCTCGTCGCGAGCGGCGTCAGCTACACCGCCGCCTACCGAGGACTGGCCGCTATCGTCGGCGCGACCGGTGTCGGCCTCTTTGTCCTCCATCGGTTCGGACGGCTGCCGACTGGCGGCACGCCCGGCGAGACCCCGGGCTGA
- a CDS encoding glycosyltransferase family protein has product MEYVQERVTTLHDFDGATPEAPVDRTTVVVPMTEREHAGLAAERVLSALETVEPARVLVPLRAPADRLEAVVDWLDGFDVPLEVLWCDGPRLAGLLSDSGLDGQRGKGRDVWLALGVASESEYVVVHDADAKTYDAGHVPKLLFPLAEGKQFSKGYYARVENDRLYGRLFRLLYRPLVEALRRDDDAAVLAYLDSFRYALAGEFAMTGSLARQMRLQRGWGLEVGTLGEAFRLAGTEGSAQVDLGVHEHDHRSVSGPSGLSEMAEQVAGALLRAVEENGGDPEYGRLQESYRETAERLVDDYALDAAFNGLAYDRGGEREQVDAYAAAVARPDADTRLPAWTDAAVTPQEVSDAAAADLAATVSAAEPRSAQR; this is encoded by the coding sequence ATGGAGTACGTCCAAGAACGGGTCACAACGCTCCACGATTTCGACGGCGCAACCCCGGAGGCGCCGGTCGACCGCACGACTGTTGTCGTTCCGATGACCGAGCGGGAACACGCCGGGTTGGCGGCCGAACGCGTGCTGTCGGCGCTGGAGACGGTCGAGCCAGCGCGAGTGCTCGTGCCGCTGCGGGCACCTGCCGACCGTCTGGAAGCGGTCGTCGACTGGCTCGACGGGTTCGACGTGCCGCTGGAGGTGCTGTGGTGTGACGGCCCACGGCTGGCGGGGCTGCTATCAGACAGCGGCCTTGACGGCCAGCGAGGCAAGGGCCGCGATGTCTGGCTCGCGCTCGGCGTTGCAAGCGAAAGCGAGTACGTCGTTGTTCACGACGCCGACGCAAAGACCTACGACGCCGGCCACGTGCCGAAGCTACTGTTCCCGCTGGCGGAGGGCAAGCAGTTCTCGAAGGGCTACTACGCCCGCGTCGAGAACGACCGCCTCTACGGGCGACTGTTCCGGCTGCTCTACCGGCCGCTCGTCGAGGCACTACGCCGCGATGACGACGCCGCGGTGCTGGCGTATCTCGACTCGTTCCGCTATGCGCTCGCCGGCGAGTTCGCAATGACAGGGTCGCTGGCCCGGCAGATGCGGCTCCAGCGCGGCTGGGGGCTGGAAGTCGGCACCCTCGGCGAGGCGTTCCGGCTGGCCGGCACCGAGGGGTCGGCACAGGTCGACCTCGGGGTCCACGAACACGACCATCGCTCGGTGTCGGGGCCGAGTGGTCTCTCGGAGATGGCCGAACAGGTTGCGGGCGCGCTGCTCCGGGCCGTCGAGGAAAACGGCGGCGACCCGGAGTACGGCCGGCTTCAAGAAAGCTACCGGGAGACGGCCGAGCGGCTCGTCGATGATTACGCGCTCGATGCCGCGTTCAACGGTCTCGCATACGACCGCGGCGGGGAGCGCGAGCAGGTCGATGCCTACGCCGCTGCCGTCGCGCGGCCGGACGCTGACACCCGGCTGCCGGCGTGGACGGATGCTGCGGTTACGCCGCAGGAAGTCAGCGACGCCGCGGCGGCGGACCTCGCAGCGACCGTGTCGGCAGCCGAACCACGCTCGGCCCAGCGGTAA
- the pth2 gene encoding peptidyl-tRNA hydrolase Pth2 yields the protein MKQAIVARTDIDMGTGKLAAQVAHASLSAYEDAGDEARRAWKSGGQKKIVLKGSGESQLQQLADEARRERLPHALVRDAGHTQLEPGTVTALAVGPGEERLVDKVTGDLSLY from the coding sequence ATGAAACAGGCGATTGTCGCCCGGACGGACATCGACATGGGGACCGGAAAGCTCGCCGCACAGGTCGCACACGCGTCACTGTCGGCCTACGAGGACGCCGGCGACGAGGCCCGACGGGCGTGGAAGTCCGGCGGTCAAAAGAAGATTGTCCTGAAAGGCAGCGGCGAATCACAGCTCCAACAGCTCGCCGACGAGGCGCGGCGGGAGCGGCTCCCGCATGCGCTCGTTCGGGACGCCGGCCACACGCAACTGGAGCCGGGAACGGTAACGGCGCTGGCGGTCGGCCCCGGCGAGGAACGGCTCGTCGACAAGGTGACGGGCGACCTCTCGCTTTACTGA
- a CDS encoding NADH:flavin oxidoreductase/NADH oxidase: MDLFTPFDCRDVTARNRVMVSPMCQYSCEDEDGLATDWHLVHLGSRAAGGAGIVMSEATAVTPRGRISPKDLGIWSDDHADALAPVTEFIAEQGATSAIQLAHAGRKASTNRPGDGGGPVHGDRGWTPVGPTTEPWPHDEPLSTERLDAADIERITEAFTEAAVRAVDAGFDIVELHAAHGYLLHEFLSPVTNTREDDYGGSFENRTRFLREVVVSVREAIPEGTPLFVRISATDWLPDRESWTVDDSTRLAAELRPLGVDLIDVSAGAIHPDQQVPDTGPHYQVPYAEQVAESGVPVGTVGKITTPEGADEIIRNGRAALAIVGREHLRDPYFALHAAESLGYELPVPRQYTRGFQ; this comes from the coding sequence ATGGACCTGTTTACGCCGTTCGACTGTCGCGATGTGACCGCTCGCAACCGGGTGATGGTCTCGCCGATGTGCCAGTACTCGTGTGAGGACGAAGACGGGCTGGCGACCGACTGGCATCTCGTCCACCTCGGTAGCCGAGCGGCCGGCGGCGCGGGCATCGTGATGTCCGAAGCCACTGCCGTTACGCCGCGTGGCCGCATCTCGCCGAAGGACCTCGGCATCTGGAGCGACGACCACGCCGACGCGCTTGCGCCGGTAACGGAGTTCATCGCCGAGCAGGGCGCGACCTCCGCCATCCAACTCGCCCACGCCGGCCGGAAGGCCTCGACCAACCGTCCCGGTGACGGCGGTGGCCCGGTCCACGGCGACCGCGGGTGGACCCCTGTCGGGCCGACGACGGAGCCGTGGCCCCACGACGAGCCGCTGTCGACGGAGCGGTTGGACGCCGCGGACATTGAGCGTATCACCGAGGCCTTCACCGAGGCAGCGGTCCGTGCTGTCGACGCCGGCTTCGACATCGTCGAACTCCACGCCGCGCACGGCTATCTCCTCCATGAGTTCCTCTCGCCGGTCACCAACACCCGCGAGGACGACTACGGCGGTAGCTTCGAGAACCGAACGCGGTTCCTTCGTGAGGTCGTCGTCTCAGTCCGGGAGGCCATCCCCGAGGGAACGCCGCTTTTCGTCCGTATCTCCGCGACCGACTGGCTGCCCGACCGGGAGTCGTGGACCGTCGACGACTCGACCCGGCTGGCAGCCGAACTCCGGCCCCTCGGGGTCGACCTCATCGATGTCAGCGCCGGCGCGATACACCCCGACCAGCAGGTCCCCGACACCGGTCCCCATTATCAGGTCCCCTACGCCGAGCAGGTCGCCGAAAGCGGTGTTCCGGTCGGGACTGTCGGCAAAATCACAACCCCGGAAGGGGCGGACGAAATCATCCGCAACGGACGTGCTGCCCTCGCTATCGTGGGCCGAGAACATCTCCGCGACCCGTACTTCGCGCTCCATGCCGCCGAGTCCTTGGGCTACGAGCTACCGGTTCCCCGACAGTACACCCGCGGCTTTCAGTAA
- the truD gene encoding tRNA pseudouridine(13) synthase TruD — protein sequence MRDSHPVEQTVGIEYYVTETDGTGGRLRDRPADFRVREREAFGADCRPLDADPGSYPHLVFRATLREWDTNDFASAVSNALGVSRERVSWAGTKDKHAVTTQLFSVRHDDAALPDLDGADIEPIGRAGRPVLFGDLAGNEFELVIRDPDRPEHAEATAAELCDFGGGEAGVPNYFGTQRFGSRRPITHRVGLDVLDGDWEAAAVRYVCESSEREPERTQEVREGIDADRDWAAAGERLPGSLRFERAIANRLAEGAESPDDYRAALEELPSNLQRMFVNAAQSYVFNRILSERLRRGLPFDEPVVGDVVCFSDSDGNPDPDRTQTVTESRLETVRRHCERGRAFVTAPLVGTETVFGDGEPAEITREVLADVDVSPTDFELPGEFGSSGTRRAVLVTTDLTVEQEPLTLSFSLPKGSYATVVAREFLKADPEALS from the coding sequence ATGCGCGATTCTCACCCTGTCGAGCAGACCGTCGGTATCGAGTATTACGTGACCGAGACCGACGGGACGGGCGGTCGCCTGCGCGACCGGCCGGCCGACTTCCGGGTCCGCGAGCGCGAGGCCTTCGGCGCCGACTGTCGACCGCTCGATGCCGACCCCGGTTCGTATCCACATCTGGTGTTCCGAGCCACGCTCCGCGAGTGGGACACCAACGACTTCGCGTCCGCGGTCTCGAACGCACTCGGCGTCAGCCGCGAGCGCGTCTCGTGGGCCGGAACGAAGGACAAACACGCCGTGACGACACAACTGTTTTCTGTTAGACACGACGACGCGGCGCTGCCGGACCTCGACGGGGCTGACATCGAGCCGATAGGGCGGGCCGGCCGGCCGGTGCTGTTCGGCGACCTGGCGGGCAACGAGTTCGAACTCGTCATCCGCGACCCCGACCGGCCGGAACACGCCGAGGCGACGGCCGCAGAGCTATGCGACTTCGGCGGCGGGGAGGCCGGCGTCCCCAACTACTTCGGGACCCAGCGGTTCGGGTCGCGGCGGCCCATCACCCATCGGGTCGGCCTCGACGTCCTCGACGGCGACTGGGAGGCGGCGGCCGTCCGCTACGTCTGTGAGTCGAGCGAGCGCGAACCGGAACGGACACAGGAGGTCAGAGAGGGAATCGACGCCGACCGCGACTGGGCGGCTGCCGGCGAGCGGCTGCCCGGGAGCCTCCGGTTCGAGCGGGCCATCGCAAACCGGCTGGCCGAAGGAGCCGAATCGCCGGACGACTACCGCGCCGCACTCGAAGAGCTACCGAGCAACCTCCAGCGGATGTTCGTCAACGCGGCCCAGTCGTACGTCTTCAACCGGATTCTCTCCGAGCGGCTCCGGCGTGGGCTGCCGTTCGACGAGCCGGTCGTCGGCGACGTGGTCTGTTTTTCCGACAGCGATGGCAACCCCGACCCCGACCGAACGCAGACGGTCACCGAATCGCGGCTAGAGACCGTCCGTCGGCACTGCGAGCGCGGACGCGCGTTCGTGACTGCACCGCTTGTCGGCACGGAGACGGTGTTCGGGGACGGCGAGCCGGCGGAGATTACCCGCGAGGTGCTTGCTGACGTCGATGTGTCGCCGACCGACTTCGAGTTGCCCGGCGAGTTCGGGTCGTCGGGCACACGACGGGCAGTGCTGGTAACGACCGACCTCACCGTCGAGCAGGAGCCGCTGACGCTTTCGTTTTCGCTGCCGAAAGGAAGCTACGCTACCGTCGTCGCCAGAGAGTTTCTGAAGGCGGACCCGGAGGCGTTGTCCTGA
- a CDS encoding DUF2103 domain-containing protein, protein MECRCCASPLERPGDYCLVCRSANADTVVIDCERTRATVSSLRDEDVVAEREITTTPVDDERWAPTERRNFAGRIADEVQRKRPEEVYAAGERSVVRAVRAELHYPFYRIADDDPIAAVKRRRGDPALEVVEASVEEKLGGSHSTLIGGRDGRLALETVAGHPHVKKIIPGPIDAGGSGSRTGVRAKATRADEHGNVRLLIRDGSSVQENRVVTTAGSRELGEHVRGDLNEALSETELQE, encoded by the coding sequence ATGGAGTGTCGGTGCTGTGCGTCGCCGCTCGAACGGCCGGGCGACTACTGTCTGGTCTGCCGGAGCGCCAACGCCGACACCGTCGTCATCGACTGCGAACGGACGCGGGCGACGGTGAGTTCGCTACGTGACGAGGACGTCGTCGCCGAGCGGGAGATAACAACCACACCCGTCGACGACGAGCGGTGGGCACCGACCGAGCGCCGGAACTTCGCCGGCCGCATCGCCGACGAAGTACAGCGGAAACGCCCCGAAGAGGTCTATGCGGCCGGCGAGCGGTCGGTCGTGCGGGCGGTGCGGGCCGAACTGCACTACCCGTTCTACCGCATCGCCGACGACGACCCGATAGCGGCTGTCAAGCGCCGCCGTGGCGACCCAGCGCTAGAGGTCGTCGAAGCCAGCGTCGAAGAGAAACTCGGCGGGTCCCACTCGACGCTCATCGGCGGCCGCGACGGCCGGCTGGCGCTGGAGACCGTCGCCGGCCATCCACACGTCAAGAAGATTATTCCCGGCCCCATCGACGCCGGCGGCTCCGGGTCGCGGACCGGCGTTCGGGCGAAAGCGACCCGCGCCGACGAACACGGCAACGTCCGGCTCCTGATACGGGACGGCTCCAGCGTCCAAGAAAACCGCGTCGTCACGACGGCCGGCAGCCGCGAACTCGGCGAGCACGTGCGTGGCGACCTCAACGAGGCGCTCTCGGAGACTGAACTACAAGAGTAG
- a CDS encoding eL43 family ribosomal protein: MANNDTTGSAGRFGARYGRVARRRVAEIEADTESATVDGDSVKRVGTGIWVNEETGEKFTGGAYRPQTPAGETVERSIRTAVGDDE; this comes from the coding sequence ATGGCCAACAACGACACGACCGGGAGCGCCGGGCGTTTCGGCGCGCGCTACGGACGCGTCGCCCGCCGTCGCGTCGCGGAAATCGAAGCGGACACCGAAAGCGCGACCGTCGACGGCGACAGCGTCAAGCGCGTCGGCACCGGCATCTGGGTCAACGAAGAGACCGGCGAGAAGTTCACCGGCGGTGCCTACCGCCCGCAGACGCCCGCCGGCGAGACGGTCGAACGGTCCATCCGGACGGCCGTCGGCGACGACGAGTAA
- a CDS encoding DNA-directed RNA polymerase subunit P has translation MSYKCSRCKRDVELDEYGGVRCPYCGHRVLLKERSRDIKEVEVE, from the coding sequence ATGAGCTACAAGTGCTCCCGCTGTAAGCGCGACGTTGAACTCGACGAGTACGGCGGCGTCCGCTGTCCGTACTGCGGCCACCGCGTGCTCCTCAAAGAACGGAGCCGCGACATCAAAGAAGTCGAAGTCGAGTAG
- a CDS encoding KEOPS complex subunit Pcc1 yields the protein MHTAELVFEYETSERATHIAAAIRPEVGDIQGDRTTASLSRDDARITVDIEADDLVALRAGLNTWSTLLEAAERVNESGSRCRSGT from the coding sequence GTGCACACCGCTGAGCTGGTTTTTGAATACGAAACGTCCGAACGAGCCACGCATATCGCCGCGGCAATCAGGCCGGAGGTCGGCGATATTCAGGGCGACCGGACGACCGCGTCACTGTCCCGCGACGACGCACGGATTACAGTCGACATCGAGGCCGACGACCTCGTCGCGTTGCGGGCCGGGCTGAACACGTGGAGCACGCTGCTCGAAGCCGCAGAGCGGGTCAACGAATCCGGCAGCCGCTGTCGAAGCGGTACGTAG
- a CDS encoding nucleotide-binding protein codes for MVEAIAVASGKGGTGKTTATLALGMALAEEYDVTVVDADTGMANLLFHTGLGDAETTLHDVLVEGGAPVEAATYERFGMSVVPCGTSLAAFEAADPERLRDVVAALAADTDVILLDSPATLDSKSAVLPIVLADRVVVVLNPTVPAISDGLKVQEYALSYGTDIAGTVFNRVHGDIEDVRAKAERYFEGPTLATVPESDSARAARAAGEPLLAHAPADPAAEAFRAAAEGLSPADGDEGAVAERFRTAVIPDPP; via the coding sequence ATGGTCGAGGCCATCGCCGTCGCCTCCGGGAAGGGCGGCACCGGCAAGACGACGGCCACGCTGGCGCTGGGCATGGCGCTCGCCGAGGAGTACGACGTGACCGTCGTCGACGCCGACACCGGGATGGCAAACCTGCTGTTTCATACGGGGCTGGGCGATGCCGAGACGACGCTCCACGACGTGCTCGTCGAAGGTGGCGCGCCGGTCGAGGCGGCGACCTACGAACGGTTCGGGATGTCCGTCGTCCCGTGTGGGACGTCGCTGGCCGCTTTCGAGGCGGCCGACCCCGAGCGACTTCGAGACGTTGTCGCGGCGTTGGCCGCCGACACTGACGTTATTCTCTTGGACTCGCCGGCGACGCTGGACTCGAAGAGCGCCGTCCTGCCGATTGTGCTCGCCGACCGGGTCGTCGTCGTTCTCAATCCGACGGTGCCAGCCATCTCGGACGGGCTGAAAGTCCAAGAGTACGCCCTTTCGTACGGCACGGACATCGCAGGGACGGTGTTCAACCGCGTCCATGGGGACATCGAGGACGTGCGGGCGAAGGCCGAGCGGTACTTCGAGGGGCCGACGCTGGCGACGGTCCCCGAAAGCGACAGCGCTCGGGCCGCCCGTGCGGCCGGCGAGCCGCTGTTGGCGCACGCGCCGGCCGACCCCGCTGCGGAGGCGTTCCGGGCCGCTGCCGAAGGGCTGTCGCCGGCCGACGGCGACGAGGGGGCAGTCGCCGAGCGGTTCCGGACGGCGGTCATCCCCGACCCGCCATGA
- the rtcA gene encoding RNA 3'-terminal phosphate cyclase, producing the protein MHEIDGSAGGGQMVRSAVSLSALSGEAVRVENVRGDRSTPGMRPQHVAAVEAAAALTDASVEGAEQGAETLVFDPGSVSATDVSVDVGTAGSIALVFDTVLPLATALSTPASVTVTGGTDVEWAPPLAYTRRVKLPVLAAHGLDAAIDVEQRGFYPAGGGEATLSLSPSSLSPLALTERGPLRRLSVVSVADDSLAEADVAERQAAAAVENIDVGAPASETVDYDDAACAGSSVTVVGVYEHTRVGFSALGEKGTPAETVAAEAAADFQRFHESAAAVDERLADQLLVYQALAGGTVRAPSATAHVETNRQVIEPFGYEFEFTRLDDTVRIERAAVDD; encoded by the coding sequence ATGCACGAGATAGACGGCTCGGCCGGCGGCGGCCAAATGGTTCGGAGCGCTGTCTCGCTGTCGGCGCTCTCCGGCGAGGCGGTCCGAGTCGAGAATGTCCGCGGCGACCGCTCGACGCCCGGAATGCGGCCACAGCACGTCGCTGCCGTCGAGGCGGCCGCGGCACTGACGGACGCGAGCGTCGAGGGTGCCGAACAGGGCGCGGAAACACTCGTTTTCGACCCCGGCTCCGTCTCGGCGACCGATGTCTCGGTCGACGTGGGGACGGCCGGCAGCATCGCGCTCGTGTTCGACACCGTGTTACCGCTGGCGACGGCGCTTTCCACACCGGCGTCGGTGACGGTCACCGGCGGGACCGACGTCGAGTGGGCACCGCCGCTTGCGTACACCCGTCGCGTGAAGCTACCGGTGCTGGCGGCCCACGGGCTCGACGCCGCGATAGATGTCGAACAGCGAGGGTTCTATCCCGCTGGCGGTGGCGAAGCGACGCTGTCGCTGTCGCCGTCGTCGCTGTCGCCGCTTGCGCTCACCGAACGGGGGCCACTCCGGCGGCTGTCGGTCGTCTCCGTCGCCGACGACTCTCTCGCCGAGGCTGATGTCGCCGAACGACAGGCCGCAGCCGCCGTCGAAAATATCGACGTTGGAGCGCCGGCGAGCGAGACGGTCGACTACGATGACGCCGCCTGCGCCGGGTCGTCTGTCACCGTCGTCGGCGTTTACGAACACACCCGGGTCGGCTTTTCGGCGCTCGGCGAGAAGGGAACACCGGCCGAAACGGTCGCTGCAGAAGCCGCCGCCGACTTCCAGCGGTTCCACGAATCCGCCGCGGCCGTCGACGAGCGACTCGCCGACCAGTTGCTCGTCTATCAGGCGCTGGCGGGCGGCACCGTCCGCGCGCCGTCGGCGACCGCACACGTCGAGACGAACCGGCAGGTCATCGAACCCTTCGGCTACGAGTTCGAGTTCACTCGGCTCGACGACACGGTCAGAATTGAGCGGGCCGCGGTGGACGACTAG
- a CDS encoding 2'-5' RNA ligase family protein: protein MYSCNVPVPADISRLARGLAAETLTATPRDRHTLVAKRLGDGDAAVLARRLRKSLDGLDPFTVHISGVEVFDRPPTGPAPVAYLAVESPALSRLHRRLCSAFDPIAGLEDDEYVPHVTVARGGDADRLAGRAVPDDAGWTVESLSLWSATYEESVERFSLPR from the coding sequence GTGTACAGCTGCAACGTTCCCGTCCCGGCCGACATCTCCCGGCTCGCCCGCGGCCTTGCCGCAGAGACGCTCACCGCGACGCCCAGAGATCGACACACGCTCGTCGCCAAGCGGCTCGGCGACGGCGACGCCGCAGTGCTGGCCCGCCGCCTCCGCAAGTCGCTCGACGGGCTCGACCCCTTTACCGTGCATATCTCCGGTGTCGAGGTCTTCGACCGCCCGCCAACCGGGCCTGCGCCCGTCGCGTATCTGGCCGTTGAATCGCCTGCACTCTCCCGTCTCCACCGACGGTTGTGCTCGGCATTCGACCCGATTGCGGGACTCGAAGACGACGAGTACGTCCCGCACGTCACCGTCGCCCGCGGTGGCGACGCCGACCGGCTCGCGGGCCGGGCCGTACCCGACGATGCCGGCTGGACTGTCGAGTCGCTGTCGCTGTGGTCGGCGACCTACGAGGAGTCCGTCGAGCGGTTCTCCCTGCCGCGCTAG
- a CDS encoding DUF7554 family protein, with product MNDLDVETLLKIVLVLVGILLVLEVVGRFISILASLGPLVAALIAVLIVAYLLDYI from the coding sequence ATGAACGACCTTGATGTCGAAACTCTCCTGAAAATCGTCCTCGTTTTGGTCGGTATCCTCCTCGTTTTGGAGGTCGTTGGACGGTTTATCAGCATACTGGCGTCGCTCGGTCCGCTTGTCGCCGCACTTATCGCTGTCCTCATTGTCGCCTACCTCCTCGACTACATCTGA